Proteins encoded together in one Camelina sativa cultivar DH55 chromosome 9, Cs, whole genome shotgun sequence window:
- the LOC104712019 gene encoding uncharacterized protein LOC104712019, whose translation MATRPLISLQLLSSSSSLSSSSSLNLPPPPQFLFFTKPELSRHHRNQNKWRTSSVHHQSSANLIIHPSLLFLSSGFDGGGGFIDTQTFIVTISLVVAIALSLFLGFKGDPVPCERCGGNGGTKCVFCLQGKMKVESGLVNCKVCKGSGLIFCKKCGGSGYSRRL comes from the exons ATGGCCACTCGACCTCTCATCTCTCTgcaacttctttcttcttcgtcttctctttcatcttcttcttcgttaaacctaccaccaccaccacaattCCTCTTCTTTACGAAACCTGAACTAAGTAGACACCATAGAAACCAGAACAAGTGGCGGACGAGTAGTGTTCATCATCAATCTTCAGCTAATCTCATCATTCACCCTTCGCTTCTCTTTCTAAGTAGCGGCTTCGATGGCGGTGGCGGATTCATCGATACACAGACCTTCATTGTCACTATCAGTCTCGTTGTAGCCATtgccctctctctcttcctcggCTTCAAG GGAGATCCAGTGCCATGTGAGAGATGTGGTGGAAACG GAGGAACGAAATGTGTATTTTGCCTACAAGGGAAGATGAAGGTGGAGTCTGGTTTGGTTAACTGCAAAGTCTGCAAAGGTTCAG GTTTGATTTTTTGCAAGAAATGTGGAGGTTCTGGATATTCTCGTCGTTTATAA
- the LOC109126545 gene encoding 40S ribosomal protein S29: MGHSNVWNSHPKKYGPGSRTCRVCGNSHGLIRKYGLNCCRQCFRSNAKEIGFIKYR; encoded by the exons ATGGGGCACTCCAATGTGTGGAACTCTCATCCGAAGAAGTACGGCCCTGGATCTCGTACCTG CCGTGTGTGCGGGAACTCGCACGGGCTGATCAGGAAGTATGGATTGAACTGCTGCAGACAGTGTTTCCGCAGCAACGCTAAGGAAATTGGATTCATCAAG TACCGTTAA
- the LOC104712020 gene encoding uncharacterized protein LOC104712020 has translation MDQITREKSEDKQVKKKAKLEWREWECAKPIGEVIKRTGGKEKKKCHYETFEFHGKRYGLEDTVLLVPEISNQNNYVAIIKDIYVKEIDGLVKLEVQWFYRREDIEIKQVGKWESKDSGEIFFSFYRDEVFAESVKHDCLVYFVPDDKQISNYTEHPDFIVKKVYDSINKKLRKFSDKGFNLHQKAEINILVANTISRIAYLLDNKEFQMTKISRRKRSVRKRCVSKTEIESSGNNADEVSEKVESLPSSDFDRDKKMTELLEALLQHICCASKEKQAGDVDFMSPDNVVVVVFALEQALYDSFGEDIPKYNYKLELLVEQLKNSPVLARRLLRGGLKPEQVIKMKCYELELADFEELE, from the exons atggatCAGATAACGAGGGAGAAGAGTGAGGATAagcaagtgaagaagaaagctaaGTTAGAATGGAGAGAGTGGGAATGTGCAAAGCCAATTGGGGAAGTGATTAAACGTACTGGTggcaaagaaaagaagaaatgtcATTATGAGACATTCGAGTTTCATGGCAAACGATATGGACTG GAAGATACAGTGCTTTTGGTTCCGGAAATCTCTAACCAAAACAACTATGTTGCGATCATCAAG GATATTTATGTAAAAGAAATAGATGGACTTGTGAAGTTGGAGGTGCAATGGTTTTACCGTCGAGAAGATATTGAAATAAAACAAGTTGGAAAGTGGGAATCTAAAGACTCAGGGGAGATTTTCTTCAGTTTCTATCGTGATGAAGTGTTTGCTGAATCTGTGAAGCACGATTGTCTTGTGTATTTTGTGCCAGATGATAAGCAAATTTCAAATTATACTGAGCATCCCGACTTCATCGTGAAAAAGGTTTATGATAGTATCAACAAGAAGTTGAGGAAGTTTTCTGATAAAGGCTTTAATCTGCATCAAAAGGCTGAGATTAATATTCTCGTGGCAAATACAATTTCGAGGATTGCTTATCTCCTTGACAATAAGGAATTCCAAATGACTAAGATTTCGAGGCGTAAAAGATCAGTTAGGAAAAGATGTGTCTCCAAAACTGAGATAGAGAGTTCTGGAAACAATGCTGATGAGGTCTCTGAGAAGGTAGAATCATTACCATCCAGTGATTTTGATCGTGACAAGAAAATGACTGAGCTTTTGGAAGCACTACTTCAGCACATATGTTGTGCAAGTAAGGAGAAGCAAGCTGGCGATGTTGACTTTATGTCACCAGATAATGTTGTTGTGGTGGTATTTGCTCTTGAGCAAGCTTTATATGATTCTTTTGGAGAAGATATACCAAAGTATAATTATAAGTTGGAGCTTCTGGTTGAGCAACTCAAG aaCTCACCAGTATTAGCTAGAAGACTTCTCAGGGGCGGATTAAAACCTGAACAGGTTATAAAGATGAAATGCTATGAGCTGGAACTG GCTGATTTTGAAGAACTGGAGTAA